Below is a window of Impatiens glandulifera chromosome 2, dImpGla2.1, whole genome shotgun sequence DNA.
TAGAACTACATTTTTTGGATTGTCTAAGTATGCAACTTGTTTCCTGGGGTTGTAGGTTTTTTACTCTTCTCGCATTGTTAGATGCCTTTCATGCACATGATTTTATAGCTTTGTTTCTCTTTTgctatttctttttgtaaattttttggAGAACAATTATGTCTCTCCCTTATCAATTGTCACAATAACCTATCAAACATTCTTGATTGGTCTCTTGTCTAAATCATGTCCAACAGTGTTATACCGCCAGTACTCTTTTTTTTGTCTGTTTTTTAAACCATATCATTTGGACCATTAGTAGAAGCAGAAATATTCTATTATGTGTTTGTAAAGTTTATAATTCTGATATAATGTATGAAGTATCATGCCCTTTATCAAACTTTCTATTTGTTGGGTTGTTAAATTTTTGAGGTTAAATGATTGCTTATCATGAAGGAATGTGGAAGATCACGTGGTGGATCTAACACTGCTGCTGCGTCATGCTATAAATGTGGTGAAGGAGGACATTTTGCACGAGAATGTCAAAGTTCATCAATAAAGGTAATTCCGGCCCTAACTTGAATGTTGATTGAAAGTGGGGATGTACTTCCTAATCtagtttttttgggaatttaCCTTCATTGGAACATGAAACTTGGGATTGAGGAATTACAAGCAGAAGTAATAGAAATATTCTATTAtgtcttcaaatattttatactcCTGATATTCAGTATGAAGTCTCATGCTATTTATCTtcgttttgttttgaaaattatgagGTAAAACGAGTGTTCATCATGTAGGAATCTGGAAGATCACATGGTGAATCTAACACTGCTATGTCATGCTATAAGTGTGGTGAAAAGGGACATTTTGCACGGGAATGTCAAAGTTCATCAATAAAGGTAATTTCTGGCCTCAGATAAGATGTTGATCGAACCTATAAGTGTTTTTTTGTATACGATGTGGGTATGGTTTTCATAATTTAGTTTTGTGGATCCACCTTCTTTAGACCAATGACTTGAGATGAAGAAGTAGAAGCACAATTGTTAGAAATCTTATATTATGTATTCAAAAAGTTATACTTCTAATGCCATGTATGAAGTGTCACGCCCTTTATCATCCTCTTTATTCATTAGGTTGTGAAATTTTTGATGCAAAATAAGTGTTTATCTTGTAGGAATATGGAAGATCACATGTTGAAAAAGGACATTTTTCACGGGAATATCAAAGTCCATCAGTAAAGGTAATTTCTCGAACTAAATAGTATATATGATAACAATTTCTCTCAGTTTGCACCTATAGTTAGGAGTTCTCACCCTTGTTGAATAGGATCTGTTCATGGTTTTCCACTTTGCTCCTTTTAACATTCATTCTATGTAATGAGCTTATTTGAAAACTAGTATTTTGTTACAATCACTAGATGATTGCTCAAGTCAACTCTTTTTTTATTGCCAAAGTTAAAATTGTAAGTgtttggtataatttttttttggtatcatgatcatattatttttgaaataatgtaatttttgttgtttttcaaGATCATGATCTAATTTTTTGTTTCGTTTGGTACGGAGATCTTTTTCTGGATCTTTATCATATTATTCTCTTGATGTGATTTTtggcaaacataacaaatatagattttttacatcatttttttttgacaaaacaGCCCATAAAATAACTATCTTTATTCGCAAAAAAAAGTGATTCCTTGCTGCTTGTGTAATATGGTTGTTTTTTGTCCTCTTTTTCTTAACCTGCTAGATCCATATCATGGACAATTTTATTTCCAAACAAACTATTTGAACCCGGAAAATGTTTGTTGATGAATCTTTGATTGATTTgtgtattttgttttgcttttttGCAGACATGGAATAACAAGCATGAATCTGCAACTCCCGCTAGAAAAGTGCGCAAACTAAATAGAGACTACGAAGGATATAAATCTGTGCCCCTAGATTTTGGTAAGTCTCATAAAAGGAAAATATCCCAATATGATGAAGGTTATTCTACGCCATCTGTCTCAATGAATAGAGGTCGTTGGAATCCTGAACGTCATCATGGAGACATGCCTGAGAGAAATGGGTGGAGATCACCTACGACGCCAACTACTTATGAAAATAACTATTATGGTTCTGCTGGAAATTCTTCTTATACCCCTAGCTATTACAATAATAATGCACATCAATATGGAAATTCTACTTCAAATGGATCAAATAGATATTATCAGCATGATTATTCAACTCATAGATACAACAATTCTGGTCGTAGTGACTATGGAAGAAGTAATGGGTGGTAACTTAAAATCTTTTGGTATGTTGTTGAAAGAAAATGGATTATTTACTTGGTAAGTATCTCCAATACTCAATTctctttgttttctttttaccTCTTTGAAATAACCGACAGACATATATGTCTTTGCAGAGGAGCCCAAGTCGGAACTGTAAAGTGCCCTGGTCAAAACTCCCCCGTTGTTGTACATTCACAATAGAAGGGATGTGCTAAACCAAGCTTCCTATTTCGTCGAGAACTTgctttatatatttcttttattttctttttgaaaaagaatGCAACTTCTAAAACCATTTTTGACAATTACATTGTTggtttatatgttttaaactttattaattCATTATGTCTTTTGACAGTGTGCTAGAAGTATCCTTGAACTAATAGAATTTTTTGtgacattttttattatgtttattgaATAACTTGCATCCTTTTGGTCAGTTTCagtcataaatttattttttggattcTTGTCAAAATGTCATTCCAAAAAGACTCTAAAAATGCAAGTCCATAGCCCTGCTGTTTAGCATTTAAGACGTCATtctcttatttataaaaaaaacatggttAATTAGTTGTGAGGCCAAAGCCAAAAGGGAAGAGTGGATCATAATGTTGATCACCCACATTCATGGGAAGCTGATCAACAGTCTTGAACCATGTCCTAGGAAGCTTTCCTGTAAAACCATAGTCACCAAATAGAACATCACTCACACCTCTACCTTCTGTTCCCGGAAGCCAAGCTGCAACAACCGCATTCATGGACTCAAGGTATGGCTTGATCACAAGAGGACGACCCGAAATTAGGACCACCACACACTTGACATTCACACACACATTTGTTATTATTGTTGGACCTGGTTCCAGAATAGTCAAGTTCATGCTGTCTCCGTAGCCTTCTGCATAGGAACCTTCTCCTATAACAACAATGGCATATGAGAAATTCGATGACTTGACAAAGCCAGGTTCTGGATTCTCGCTATATATTACGTTTGTCGCTGGATCAACTGCATCTCTAATTGCGTTTAGAATGGTTGTTCCTATTGATTtcataaagaaagaaaataccTTAGTTTAGCTTAGCTtatgtttgatgtaggttatccGGAGATAATTGGTCATTATCTTTACCTTCTGTTAGGTTGTTGCCACTAAATCCTTGCCAAGTCATGGTCCAACCGCCGCATTGGTAGCCCAAGTTGTCTGCATGCGTTCCAGCTACTAAAATCCTCGATGGGTTTTTGGGTAAAGGAAGAACCAGACTATCCGAATTCTCTCCATTCTTCAATAGCACAAGAGATTTCCTAACCGCTTCTCTTGCCAACTCTCTATGAGCCTGTGGTTCAAACAATAGCCCTATGTTATAACATTCATTGTGACCATAGGGTTCATATAAACTTTTATGTAACATTTGACCAACCTCACTTCCAATACTATCAATTCGGCTAAGATCCGACAAGGGATTCTCAAAGAGGCCAGCAGTGAACTTAACTCTCAAAATCCTTGAGACAGCGTCATCAATACGACTAATGGGGATGATCTTCTGCATGACTAAGGACGTCAAAATTTCAAGAAAATCCGTGTGGCTATAAATACCCATTACCTAGAAAGAAGTTAGGTTTAGACACCATGTTATGAGgcattatacttaaaaaaatattatattaaccATGTCAATTCCGGCGAGAATGGATTTTTCGATGGAATACGTGTAATTTGAATAAGGAGGTGACGAGATTTTATCGATTCCTTGATAGTCGGAGATGACAAAACCCtataaaatgtttttcaataaattataagCTCAATATCACAATTTTATAACACGACCTAGCTATAGTTAATAGTACCTTAAATTGAAGTTTGTTCTTAAGAAATCCAGTGATAAGATCACGATCTGCGTGCATCTTAACTCCGTTTAAACTTGAATATGAAACCATAATGGTTGAGACACCATTGATGATTGAATCGTAATAGGCGGGCATGTGAATGGTCAATAGTTGATGCCAAGTGGCTATTGTGTTGTTCTCATTGATACCCTTAACAGTTCCACCATCACCCACAAAATGTTTTGCACAAGCTACAACCTTATCCCTATCaaaattaacacaaaaaaacaattttatatagttttagtAGTACACAAATTaaactcatttaataaaatatcagaCATACATACTTTCCACCAACATAAGGAATGCCCTTATTAGGGGGTTCCCCTTGTAAACCTATTATAATTGTTGTCATTGCCTTTACAACATTAGGATCTTCACTATAACTCTCATAGCACCTACCCCATCTTGGATCTCTGCATACCTATTATCAATAAACCTATattaaagactattttacccttataaatattaaagttgTATTTTTTGCACCCTTACAGCGATACATGGACCAAAAGCGTAAGGGATCCCAGTCGCCCTAACTTCAACAGCCGTGGCAGCACCAATCCGTTTTGCAAGATTGGGATCCCTAAAAAGTTATTAACTCGATTAAAAttagtgaaaaaaattaaataagaaaaaaagtttACAAAATAGAGATAAATGCCTAGTTGCTCCAATGGCAATGTTGTGTGGGAAAATAGTAGCATTATAGACATTGTTATGGCCATGGACAGCATCGATGCCATAAATCATAGGAATTCCGAGCCTACTCGATAGAGAACCGGTCTGAAAATTGTTAACCATTTTCACCCATTCCTCGGGTGAGGCACGCGGCCGAGGAACGCTTCCTCCGCCGCTAAGGATGCTTCCAATTGAGTATTCTTTCATGATTTGAGCAGTTGCGTTAATTCTTTCAATTTGCATCATTTGTCCAATCTTCTCGGCTAGAGTCATCTTGCTCATAAGATCCTTTATGCGGGCATTGATGGGTTTCTTTGGATCCTTGTAAAGGTTATAACTTGTGTCGGTCATGGCTGCTGCAGCAGCTCcattggagaagaagaagaacaacaagACTGACGCTAGCACAATCCTCTTCATTAAAGCTTTTGATTGGAAactcaaaaacaaaacaaaaaatatatgaagTTCAATACATCAATTATTAcaatctaaatttatattaaacattatgtgcattataaatgataataaactATATTGAACCCAATAAGACTATATTATGTATTATCATTTactagttttataaatatattgaaaaaaataacatggaAAAGAGGTACTTTAATACCTTAATATGTAATGGCTGGGTGTGAGGAAATAAGATGAAATTGTGGAGAGTATACTTATAGATTGAAAAGTGTCGGTTACTGTTTTTGAGGAacaaaaatatccaaattattAATGGCCAAAAAATGAAGCATTTGATTCAGCTTTAAAATTGAGAGCCAttcccatttttattttatttttaattttatgcttTTCAATTTTACTATATTCAAaccttattttaaaaagaaataaccctattatgtttgattaatgaaaatttacattataatttcaatttcaattcaataATAATTGACATTTAATTTCATTCCattcttatatttgaaaaatataaaattataatccaaatttagtttaaatatataaaaatataatttaaatatatattattaaaatatcaggTTTGATACAATTTGAATATCTCAAAAGACTTTTTCTAaagtttaattttcattaaaaacatgTGTATagtgttataaataaaataaaagatattttatttagaaaaaatagaaagaataaatattaaaattaaagtttgaactaaaattaaaatttaattgattgaatttaaattagGCATAtctattattaacaaattaattaaaaaataaagttatactAAATTAACAATAAACACATTGAAATCAaacttattcaataaaaaaaatcattatctttctttcttttattattttccaCTTTCAATACTAAAAGATTCTTtagacaattattttattttattttattttaaaattagagtttattatgcaaataaaaaaaaaatggattccACCTGAACTgccataattaaaataatataagagttcaataaaaaaaatagtaaaaagcTGAAAATTATCTTAAACTTCATAGTATTAATAACAGCTAATATTAAATACCATGATCTTAGtaacaaaaaagaaagaaagatgttCTATGATAGTTTGCcactatattaaatttattgtggAATATTGATTCCCAACATCATCATATTCATCTATCATAGTTTCTGTCAAATATATTGATggattagaaaataaattaataaaaatagtgtTGATTAAATTAGTCAAAATTCCAAATGATTCATTATTATCTGAAAAGAATATAAACCGCCTTGTGCTCAAAATCCTTGTATAATCCATAAAAGAGGGTTACTTTGGAGTAAATATGTGAAAGAGAACATTGAGCTTTCCTGTACCAATCATGGAGATAAAGGATATCTTCACCAAGACAAAGTTTCAACCATAAAGAAAGCATACATGCCTTCAAAGCATACCTCAAAATTTCCCATAACCaataaggtatatatatatatataataagccCATCTCATATCAATAATAACACACATTTCACAAAGCCAtcaaaaaccaaaccaaaccataCCAACAGAAATGGCCACACGCGATTACCTTAACTTTGAACCGGTCACACAATGGGTCCACGAAAATGAATGCGATACCCTCCTTGTCTCTTTGCCCGGTTTGTTCTTTTCCTTTTGCATGTTAAACACACACATACACAAATCCATTATTGTCAATAACAAATTCTTatcttatttcaaataaatattgtcATCCTATATAACCAAACAATTGTTTGAAGTGtggattatttgagattaatttcaaataggCCACTATCCAATTATAACCATATCATTCTCAGtacattaactaaaatacacTTTTAACACAAGATCTAGATGCTCATagtgaatttattttttcagattTCAGTAAAGAGCAGCTGAAGGTTCAAATTAGTCCATCAGGAACATTGAAGATCAGTGGAGAACGTCCTATTGGAGTAAACA
It encodes the following:
- the LOC124927536 gene encoding beta-glucosidase BoGH3B-like, whose protein sequence is MKRIVLASVLLFFFFSNGAAAAAMTDTSYNLYKDPKKPINARIKDLMSKMTLAEKIGQMMQIERINATAQIMKEYSIGSILSGGGSVPRPRASPEEWVKMVNNFQTGSLSSRLGIPMIYGIDAVHGHNNVYNATIFPHNIAIGATRDPNLAKRIGAATAVEVRATGIPYAFGPCIAVCRDPRWGRCYESYSEDPNVVKAMTTIIIGLQGEPPNKGIPYVGGKDKVVACAKHFVGDGGTVKGINENNTIATWHQLLTIHMPAYYDSIINGVSTIMVSYSSLNGVKMHADRDLITGFLKNKLQFKGFVISDYQGIDKISSPPYSNYTYSIEKSILAGIDMVMGIYSHTDFLEILTSLVMQKIIPISRIDDAVSRILRVKFTAGLFENPLSDLSRIDSIGSEAHRELAREAVRKSLVLLKNGENSDSLVLPLPKNPSRILVAGTHADNLGYQCGGWTMTWQGFSGNNLTEGTTILNAIRDAVDPATNVIYSENPEPGFVKSSNFSYAIVVIGEGSYAEGYGDSMNLTILEPGPTIITNVCVNVKCVVVLISGRPLVIKPYLESMNAVVAAWLPGTEGRGVSDVLFGDYGFTGKLPRTWFKTVDQLPMNVGDQHYDPLFPFGFGLTTN